A window of the Narcine bancroftii isolate sNarBan1 chromosome 4, sNarBan1.hap1, whole genome shotgun sequence genome harbors these coding sequences:
- the ogfod2 gene encoding 2-oxoglutarate and iron-dependent oxygenase domain-containing protein 2 isoform X4, translated as MKIDQEVQRRKLLSQASLERVAIISAHYHPLNPAVYVLQENFLAPEFREIVAYCRSEDADFEGLLDQMKSQPAERVYSFPVFTWEFCSQLVAELENFEQSEMPKGRPNTMNNYGVLLNELGFDETLITPLREDYLQTITSILYPDYGGQSLDSHKAFVVKYADNQDRDLSFHYDNAEVTLNVSLGKDFDGGNLYFGDMRQVQVGQGKCVEVEHRVGHGLFHRGQHCHGALPISSGERWNLIVWLRSSQVRNELCPMCDRKPQLEEAVGFGDGFTARPLEDQQQSVNVCTLT; from the exons ATGAAG ATTGATCAAGAAGTTCAGAGAAGAAAGCTGCTGAGCCAGGCCAGTTTGGAGAGAGTGGCAATCATTTCGGCACATTACCACCCGCTGAATCCTGCCGTCTACGTTTTACAG gaAAACTTCCTGGCTCCAGAGTTCCGTGAAATTGTCGCCTATTGCAGAAGCGAGGATGCAGATTTTGAAGGACTGTTGGACCAAATGAAGTCGCAACCAG CCGAGAGGGTTTACTCCTTCCCAGTGTTTACCTGGGAGTTCTGCAGCCAGCTTGTGGCCGAGCTTGAGAACTTTGAGCAGTCGGAGATGCCGAAGGGTCGCCCCAACACCATGAACAACTATGGG GTGCTTTTGAATGAACTTGGGTTTGATGAGACCCTTATCACCCCACTGCGTGAGGATTACCTTCAAACGATCACATCCATCCTATACCCGGACTATGGAGGGCAGAGTCTGGATAGTCACAAAGCATTTGTGGTCAAGTATGCAGACAACCAAGACCGTGATCTCAGTTTCCATTATGACAATGCTGAAGTCACTTTGAACGTGTCACTTGGGAAAGATTTTGATGGGGGGAACCTCTACTTTGGAGACATGAGGCAG GTTCAGGTGGGTCAGGGCAAGTGTGTGGAGGTCGAACACCGAGTGGGCCATGGCCTGTTCCACCGTGGCCAGCACTGCCACGGGGCACTGCCCATCTCCTCGGGGGAACGCTGGAATCTCATCGTGTGGCTGCGCTCGTCCCAAGTCCGCAACGAGCTGTGTCCGATGTGTGACAGGAAGCCACAGCTGGAGGAAGCAGTTGGATTTGGTGATGGATTTACCGCCAGGCCTCTGGAGGACCAGCAGCAATCGGTGAATGTCTGTACTTTAACGTAG
- the arl6ip4 gene encoding ADP-ribosylation factor-like protein 6-interacting protein 4 isoform X1 → MVVSRPRVDPGPVMEVERSHSPKRRPSGADRGPGAAMGSCEGSTGAKRKRSPSAGDERRSKKRSHTSKKRKVKEMKRKSKLKRRKKKRERKEKKERSRKNPRPDVAGTPEERVQQSSNPGTVVTDEQKARIQAMRPMTKEEWEARQSVVRRVVDPETGRKRLIKGDGEVLEEIVSQERHKEINKRATKGDGFTFQVRMGLIKGDKM, encoded by the exons ATGGTCGTATCGAGGCCGAGAG TAGATCCTGGGCCTGTGATGGAGGTGGAGCGTAGCCACTCACCCAAGCGGCGTCCCAGTGGGGCCGACAGGGGCCCTGGGGCGGCCATGGGCAGCTGTGAGGGCTCCACCGGGGCCAAGAGGAAGCGCAGTCCATCAGCCGGGGATGAGAGGAGGTCAAAGAAGCGGAGTCACACATCGAAGAAGCGGAAGGTAaaggagatgaagaggaagagcAAGTTGAAGAGGCGGAAGAAGAAacgagagaggaaggagaagaaaGAACGGAGCAGGAAGAACCCGCGCCCCGACGTAGCTGGGACACCAGAGGAACGGGTCCAGCAGTCCAGTAATCCTGGCACAG TTGTCACAGATGAGCAGAAGGCTCGAATTCAGGCCATGCGACCCATGACCAAAGAGGAGTGGGAAGCCAGGCAGAGTGTCGTTCGACGGGTCGTGGATCCAGAGACTGGCAGAAAGAG GCTTATTAAAGGTGATGGCGAAGTTCTGGAAGAAATTGTTAGCCAAGAGAGACACAAAGAAATAAATAAG CGCGCGACGAAAGGTGACGGATTCACTTTCCAGGTGAGAATGGGCCTGATCAAAGGCGACAAGATGTGA
- the ogfod2 gene encoding 2-oxoglutarate and iron-dependent oxygenase domain-containing protein 2 isoform X1, with the protein MERGCTWSCRPVAGPRFYSCRCFYTGNIFLQRYRLHVDRDVAAPELGQILQSKGCKTEEQFKEVQAEIDQEVQRRKLLSQASLERVAIISAHYHPLNPAVYVLQENFLAPEFREIVAYCRSEDADFEGLLDQMKSQPAERVYSFPVFTWEFCSQLVAELENFEQSEMPKGRPNTMNNYGVLLNELGFDETLITPLREDYLQTITSILYPDYGGQSLDSHKAFVVKYADNQDRDLSFHYDNAEVTLNVSLGKDFDGGNLYFGDMRQVQVGQGKCVEVEHRVGHGLFHRGQHCHGALPISSGERWNLIVWLRSSQVRNELCPMCDRKPQLEEAVGFGDGFTARPLEDQQQSVNVCTLT; encoded by the exons ATGGAGAGAGGCTGTACCTGGAGCTGCCGACCTGTGGCTGGTCCCCGCTTCTACTCCTGCCGTTGCTTCTACACCGGCAACATCTTCCTGCAGCGATACCGGCTCCATGTGGACCGGGACGTGGCGGCCCCGGAGCTCGGGCAG ATTTTACAGAGCAAAGGATGCAAGACAGAAGAACAGTTCAAAGAGGTTCAAGCCGAG ATTGATCAAGAAGTTCAGAGAAGAAAGCTGCTGAGCCAGGCCAGTTTGGAGAGAGTGGCAATCATTTCGGCACATTACCACCCGCTGAATCCTGCCGTCTACGTTTTACAG gaAAACTTCCTGGCTCCAGAGTTCCGTGAAATTGTCGCCTATTGCAGAAGCGAGGATGCAGATTTTGAAGGACTGTTGGACCAAATGAAGTCGCAACCAG CCGAGAGGGTTTACTCCTTCCCAGTGTTTACCTGGGAGTTCTGCAGCCAGCTTGTGGCCGAGCTTGAGAACTTTGAGCAGTCGGAGATGCCGAAGGGTCGCCCCAACACCATGAACAACTATGGG GTGCTTTTGAATGAACTTGGGTTTGATGAGACCCTTATCACCCCACTGCGTGAGGATTACCTTCAAACGATCACATCCATCCTATACCCGGACTATGGAGGGCAGAGTCTGGATAGTCACAAAGCATTTGTGGTCAAGTATGCAGACAACCAAGACCGTGATCTCAGTTTCCATTATGACAATGCTGAAGTCACTTTGAACGTGTCACTTGGGAAAGATTTTGATGGGGGGAACCTCTACTTTGGAGACATGAGGCAG GTTCAGGTGGGTCAGGGCAAGTGTGTGGAGGTCGAACACCGAGTGGGCCATGGCCTGTTCCACCGTGGCCAGCACTGCCACGGGGCACTGCCCATCTCCTCGGGGGAACGCTGGAATCTCATCGTGTGGCTGCGCTCGTCCCAAGTCCGCAACGAGCTGTGTCCGATGTGTGACAGGAAGCCACAGCTGGAGGAAGCAGTTGGATTTGGTGATGGATTTACCGCCAGGCCTCTGGAGGACCAGCAGCAATCGGTGAATGTCTGTACTTTAACGTAG
- the ogfod2 gene encoding 2-oxoglutarate and iron-dependent oxygenase domain-containing protein 2 isoform X3 → MDRDGSVTQIDQEVQRRKLLSQASLERVAIISAHYHPLNPAVYVLQENFLAPEFREIVAYCRSEDADFEGLLDQMKSQPAERVYSFPVFTWEFCSQLVAELENFEQSEMPKGRPNTMNNYGVLLNELGFDETLITPLREDYLQTITSILYPDYGGQSLDSHKAFVVKYADNQDRDLSFHYDNAEVTLNVSLGKDFDGGNLYFGDMRQVQVGQGKCVEVEHRVGHGLFHRGQHCHGALPISSGERWNLIVWLRSSQVRNELCPMCDRKPQLEEAVGFGDGFTARPLEDQQQSVNVCTLT, encoded by the exons ATGGatagagatggcagcgtgactcag ATTGATCAAGAAGTTCAGAGAAGAAAGCTGCTGAGCCAGGCCAGTTTGGAGAGAGTGGCAATCATTTCGGCACATTACCACCCGCTGAATCCTGCCGTCTACGTTTTACAG gaAAACTTCCTGGCTCCAGAGTTCCGTGAAATTGTCGCCTATTGCAGAAGCGAGGATGCAGATTTTGAAGGACTGTTGGACCAAATGAAGTCGCAACCAG CCGAGAGGGTTTACTCCTTCCCAGTGTTTACCTGGGAGTTCTGCAGCCAGCTTGTGGCCGAGCTTGAGAACTTTGAGCAGTCGGAGATGCCGAAGGGTCGCCCCAACACCATGAACAACTATGGG GTGCTTTTGAATGAACTTGGGTTTGATGAGACCCTTATCACCCCACTGCGTGAGGATTACCTTCAAACGATCACATCCATCCTATACCCGGACTATGGAGGGCAGAGTCTGGATAGTCACAAAGCATTTGTGGTCAAGTATGCAGACAACCAAGACCGTGATCTCAGTTTCCATTATGACAATGCTGAAGTCACTTTGAACGTGTCACTTGGGAAAGATTTTGATGGGGGGAACCTCTACTTTGGAGACATGAGGCAG GTTCAGGTGGGTCAGGGCAAGTGTGTGGAGGTCGAACACCGAGTGGGCCATGGCCTGTTCCACCGTGGCCAGCACTGCCACGGGGCACTGCCCATCTCCTCGGGGGAACGCTGGAATCTCATCGTGTGGCTGCGCTCGTCCCAAGTCCGCAACGAGCTGTGTCCGATGTGTGACAGGAAGCCACAGCTGGAGGAAGCAGTTGGATTTGGTGATGGATTTACCGCCAGGCCTCTGGAGGACCAGCAGCAATCGGTGAATGTCTGTACTTTAACGTAG
- the ogfod2 gene encoding 2-oxoglutarate and iron-dependent oxygenase domain-containing protein 2 isoform X5 has protein sequence MPKGRPNTMNNYGVLLNELGFDETLITPLREDYLQTITSILYPDYGGQSLDSHKAFVVKYADNQDRDLSFHYDNAEVTLNVSLGKDFDGGNLYFGDMRQVQVGQGKCVEVEHRVGHGLFHRGQHCHGALPISSGERWNLIVWLRSSQVRNELCPMCDRKPQLEEAVGFGDGFTARPLEDQQQSVNVCTLT, from the exons ATGCCGAAGGGTCGCCCCAACACCATGAACAACTATGGG GTGCTTTTGAATGAACTTGGGTTTGATGAGACCCTTATCACCCCACTGCGTGAGGATTACCTTCAAACGATCACATCCATCCTATACCCGGACTATGGAGGGCAGAGTCTGGATAGTCACAAAGCATTTGTGGTCAAGTATGCAGACAACCAAGACCGTGATCTCAGTTTCCATTATGACAATGCTGAAGTCACTTTGAACGTGTCACTTGGGAAAGATTTTGATGGGGGGAACCTCTACTTTGGAGACATGAGGCAG GTTCAGGTGGGTCAGGGCAAGTGTGTGGAGGTCGAACACCGAGTGGGCCATGGCCTGTTCCACCGTGGCCAGCACTGCCACGGGGCACTGCCCATCTCCTCGGGGGAACGCTGGAATCTCATCGTGTGGCTGCGCTCGTCCCAAGTCCGCAACGAGCTGTGTCCGATGTGTGACAGGAAGCCACAGCTGGAGGAAGCAGTTGGATTTGGTGATGGATTTACCGCCAGGCCTCTGGAGGACCAGCAGCAATCGGTGAATGTCTGTACTTTAACGTAG
- the ogfod2 gene encoding 2-oxoglutarate and iron-dependent oxygenase domain-containing protein 2 isoform X2 yields MERGCTWSCRPVAGPRFYSCRCFYTGNIFLQRYRLHVDRDVAAPELGQILQSKGCKTEEQFKEVQAEIDQEVQRRKLLSQASLERVAIISAHYHPLNPAVYVLQENFLAPEFREIVAYCRSEDADFEGLLDQMKSQPAERVYSFPVFTWEFCSQLVAELENFEQSEMPKGRPNTMNNYGVLLNELGFDETLITPLREDYLQTITSILYPDYGGQSLDSHKAFVVKYADNQDRDLSFHYDNAEVTLNVSLGKDFDGGNLYFGDMRFRWVRASVWRSNTEWAMACSTVASTATGHCPSPRGNAGISSCGCARPKSATSCVRCVTGSHSWRKQLDLVMDLPPGLWRTSSNR; encoded by the exons ATGGAGAGAGGCTGTACCTGGAGCTGCCGACCTGTGGCTGGTCCCCGCTTCTACTCCTGCCGTTGCTTCTACACCGGCAACATCTTCCTGCAGCGATACCGGCTCCATGTGGACCGGGACGTGGCGGCCCCGGAGCTCGGGCAG ATTTTACAGAGCAAAGGATGCAAGACAGAAGAACAGTTCAAAGAGGTTCAAGCCGAG ATTGATCAAGAAGTTCAGAGAAGAAAGCTGCTGAGCCAGGCCAGTTTGGAGAGAGTGGCAATCATTTCGGCACATTACCACCCGCTGAATCCTGCCGTCTACGTTTTACAG gaAAACTTCCTGGCTCCAGAGTTCCGTGAAATTGTCGCCTATTGCAGAAGCGAGGATGCAGATTTTGAAGGACTGTTGGACCAAATGAAGTCGCAACCAG CCGAGAGGGTTTACTCCTTCCCAGTGTTTACCTGGGAGTTCTGCAGCCAGCTTGTGGCCGAGCTTGAGAACTTTGAGCAGTCGGAGATGCCGAAGGGTCGCCCCAACACCATGAACAACTATGGG GTGCTTTTGAATGAACTTGGGTTTGATGAGACCCTTATCACCCCACTGCGTGAGGATTACCTTCAAACGATCACATCCATCCTATACCCGGACTATGGAGGGCAGAGTCTGGATAGTCACAAAGCATTTGTGGTCAAGTATGCAGACAACCAAGACCGTGATCTCAGTTTCCATTATGACAATGCTGAAGTCACTTTGAACGTGTCACTTGGGAAAGATTTTGATGGGGGGAACCTCTACTTTGGAGACATGAG GTTCAGGTGGGTCAGGGCAAGTGTGTGGAGGTCGAACACCGAGTGGGCCATGGCCTGTTCCACCGTGGCCAGCACTGCCACGGGGCACTGCCCATCTCCTCGGGGGAACGCTGGAATCTCATCGTGTGGCTGCGCTCGTCCCAAGTCCGCAACGAGCTGTGTCCGATGTGTGACAGGAAGCCACAGCTGGAGGAAGCAGTTGGATTTGGTGATGGATTTACCGCCAGGCCTCTGGAGGACCAGCAGCAATCGGTGA
- the arl6ip4 gene encoding ADP-ribosylation factor-like protein 6-interacting protein 4 isoform X3, with amino-acid sequence MEVERSHSPKRRPSGADRGPGAAMGSCEGSTGAKRKRSPSAGDERRSKKRSHTSKKRKVKEMKRKSKLKRRKKKRERKEKKERSRKNPRPDVAGTPEERVQQSSNPGTVVTDEQKARIQAMRPMTKEEWEARQSVVRRVVDPETGRKRLIKGDGEVLEEIVSQERHKEINKRATKGDGFTFQVRMGLIKGDKM; translated from the exons ATGGAGGTGGAGCGTAGCCACTCACCCAAGCGGCGTCCCAGTGGGGCCGACAGGGGCCCTGGGGCGGCCATGGGCAGCTGTGAGGGCTCCACCGGGGCCAAGAGGAAGCGCAGTCCATCAGCCGGGGATGAGAGGAGGTCAAAGAAGCGGAGTCACACATCGAAGAAGCGGAAGGTAaaggagatgaagaggaagagcAAGTTGAAGAGGCGGAAGAAGAAacgagagaggaaggagaagaaaGAACGGAGCAGGAAGAACCCGCGCCCCGACGTAGCTGGGACACCAGAGGAACGGGTCCAGCAGTCCAGTAATCCTGGCACAG TTGTCACAGATGAGCAGAAGGCTCGAATTCAGGCCATGCGACCCATGACCAAAGAGGAGTGGGAAGCCAGGCAGAGTGTCGTTCGACGGGTCGTGGATCCAGAGACTGGCAGAAAGAG GCTTATTAAAGGTGATGGCGAAGTTCTGGAAGAAATTGTTAGCCAAGAGAGACACAAAGAAATAAATAAG CGCGCGACGAAAGGTGACGGATTCACTTTCCAGGTGAGAATGGGCCTGATCAAAGGCGACAAGATGTGA
- the arl6ip4 gene encoding ADP-ribosylation factor-like protein 6-interacting protein 4 isoform X2 produces MVVSRPRDPGPVMEVERSHSPKRRPSGADRGPGAAMGSCEGSTGAKRKRSPSAGDERRSKKRSHTSKKRKVKEMKRKSKLKRRKKKRERKEKKERSRKNPRPDVAGTPEERVQQSSNPGTVVTDEQKARIQAMRPMTKEEWEARQSVVRRVVDPETGRKRLIKGDGEVLEEIVSQERHKEINKRATKGDGFTFQVRMGLIKGDKM; encoded by the exons ATGGTCGTATCGAGGCCGAGAG ATCCTGGGCCTGTGATGGAGGTGGAGCGTAGCCACTCACCCAAGCGGCGTCCCAGTGGGGCCGACAGGGGCCCTGGGGCGGCCATGGGCAGCTGTGAGGGCTCCACCGGGGCCAAGAGGAAGCGCAGTCCATCAGCCGGGGATGAGAGGAGGTCAAAGAAGCGGAGTCACACATCGAAGAAGCGGAAGGTAaaggagatgaagaggaagagcAAGTTGAAGAGGCGGAAGAAGAAacgagagaggaaggagaagaaaGAACGGAGCAGGAAGAACCCGCGCCCCGACGTAGCTGGGACACCAGAGGAACGGGTCCAGCAGTCCAGTAATCCTGGCACAG TTGTCACAGATGAGCAGAAGGCTCGAATTCAGGCCATGCGACCCATGACCAAAGAGGAGTGGGAAGCCAGGCAGAGTGTCGTTCGACGGGTCGTGGATCCAGAGACTGGCAGAAAGAG GCTTATTAAAGGTGATGGCGAAGTTCTGGAAGAAATTGTTAGCCAAGAGAGACACAAAGAAATAAATAAG CGCGCGACGAAAGGTGACGGATTCACTTTCCAGGTGAGAATGGGCCTGATCAAAGGCGACAAGATGTGA